The DNA sequence CTTAGGCTATGCTCGTTtacttattataaaaaatattttacatgaaaatattttcttaaaaaaataaatttattttttattatttaaatgtcAATGTTAAAAATAAAGTCGTAAATAAATTATGCATAAAAAGTTTAATGATACCGTTATGATTctcaaaatttagaaaataatttatttttaaaaataaagaaataacctaatttttattttcattgttaattaaaaaaatttcattaattcttttttaaGTATTTCAAGGCTCAAATCTCCAGCTCTTTCATATATTTCttccattattattctcatAAAAATAGAATGATAATCCCTACTATGCGTTTTAATTATAGAAAATTACTAGATATACTTCATATTATTTTCACTATATAAATATGAGATTTATCTGTCATATTTATAGAATAATTCAAAAATGATACatgattttaatttcttttaaaataaaatatttttaaattaaaaaaattaattttttttatttcaaataaaaataaaaattaattaaattaaattcttaattttaaataaaagattaaaccTTCCGATTATGACTctaatattgaatataaattggAATATCATGATGGAGGAATAGGATCATCTTGCAAATGCATAGACTTTaatctgaaaaaaaaattataacataagaaatattagaaaattataatttaccataaaaataaattatacaatatataaataataataaaattttgaattaataataaaaaattgaatttaaattttgaggAATTTCAGTTGGGTTGTGGGCGTGGGCCGTGAGTAGCCTTGACCGGTAGGTCTGTTTCTTAGTTGAGTTCCACTCGCTAATCTCAACCTTCAAAGCTCTGCTTTCGCATAGCCCAAACTCCTAAGCTTTGAATCTCAGTAGTCATGGAACAAGCAGAGGTTAAAAACAAGCACTCTCTGTTATCACCGTTAGAAGCTCTGAAAAATGCTTGTaaatctcttcaaaacaacTCCTTCTTCATCACCCAGAATCCCCAACCTGCCATTGAAGCTCTCTTGGAGCTTCATGCTCAAGCAGGCAACATATTCTCTACTTACCCAAACCTTTCCAAGCTCTCTCAGTTGTTATGCAGCCTCAAAACCCTACTCCAAAACCACAGAACATGCCAAGACTACAGCCTTAAATCTCTCCTTCGCCGCCAAATCACTAACTACAGAATCTACCAATTGGCAGTTGCAATCGAGGCTGAAGTTCAGGCCTGTATTGATCGAGACTGTGTTCAAAATCTTGTCAGAGTGAGTCGAGAAATAGACTCTGAAGAAGAGAAATTAAGGGTTTTAAAGGAGTTTGAGAAGCGTTTGTCACAGGGTTTCGATAGTGATTTTCAAGAATTGGTTCTGAAAGCTAAAGGATTCTCAATTCTCGAATCGTTACTCTGTGACTCAACTTGCTCGAAGAGAATTCGAGAACAAACAGGTCTTTGTATAGTTGCTCTAGTTAGATTCAACAGGAATGTGTTTGTGGGATTGGTTCTTATGAGTCCAATAGTTCAATCCTTAATATCAACAGCTTCCGCTTGTTTACTACAAGTCCTTTGTTCACTTATCAGATTGATCAAGACTCCATTGATAGATGAAATCGAACTGGACGGAGAAATCCCAAGAATTTTAAGCCTACTTAGCTCCGAAGATTTGTCAATTCAAGCTGCAGCCCTGGATTGCATATGCGAAATCGCCTTCTCTGGGAGAAAAGAAGTGATCGAAGCTATGATAGATCAAGGGCTGATTGAGAAGTTAGTGGAGTTGCAGAGATCGATACATGGAGACAACTTTGTCATGTCTGATCAAGAAAATTGGAATGAAAACGGAAGTGGAGTAATTTGCGAAGGAAGTGTTGAATTGGGTGCGAAAAGGGGATGTGAAGAGGGACAAATTTCACGGGATCGGCCATTTGCAAGTTGTGTAGCGAGATTTGCAGTGCCAATTGAAGTGGGAGAAGGGTTGAATcagagagaaagaaaagagtttaaaAGGGAAATCTTGAGAAGAGTCAGAGAGGCCTCTGCTTCTGAAGCAGAGGCTGCCTCTGTTGTTGCAGAGGTACTGTGGGGATCTTCTCcatgaaaaattatatatacctaaaccatatatatatatatagatatatattgtAGCAAAGCATGATCGTTAAtggatttagattttttttttttattccttgACTTAATTTTGACTTAGTTGAATTCAAAATCTTATAATTTCAGAGTTCAAATTTGTGAAATTTTGGGGAAATTCAATCGAAGCTCATAGCAATTCATTTTCAAGAATTTACAACCAAGCTTGACTGTCACAATCACAAGTTTTATTATAGAATGACTCACCGttatatattaaattcattACTCAAGCTCATGTGTAGTAAGAAATGagtgtatatatttttttaccaaATGTATGCTGGATTCATCTATTTGCCATTATCAAATATTCTATGAATAGATTCATCTATttgccattttttttttttaattatctcgAGTGACTTTCTTGTTTATTCgaagtataaaaaaaatatatatatatattttttaattaaattaagtctCGATattatttgcttttttttttaatcatttgcTACCACAATAACCATATCATTCTATTACGCAGGAATATTGTGGAACCGACGATGCCTAGTCCCCAAGAGAATATGAATTGAAACAACTACATATTAATTCACTtaaaatatcttataatttattcctccaataaaaataaagttattattcctaattttaaatattatccaATATTTTCTTAATACATTCACCTCTCTTATTAgtctattaaataattaattaagaacatggatttttttttttatgttgagtCGATTTCTGAaactttggattttttttttttttttttttcagaaaattctCTGGAACATTGAAG is a window from the Manihot esculenta cultivar AM560-2 chromosome 16, M.esculenta_v8, whole genome shotgun sequence genome containing:
- the LOC110603874 gene encoding uncharacterized protein LOC110603874 isoform X2; its protein translation is MEQAEVKNKHSLLSPLEALKNACKSLQNNSFFITQNPQPAIEALLELHAQAGNIFSTYPNLSKLSQLLCSLKTLLQNHRTCQDYSLKSLLRRQITNYRIYQLAVAIEAEVQACIDRDCVQNLVRVSREIDSEEEKLRVLKEFEKRLSQGFDSDFQELVLKAKGFSILESLLCDSTCSKRIREQTGLCIVALVRFNRNVFVGLVLMSPIVQSLISTASACLLQVLCSLIRLIKTPLIDEIELDGEIPRILSLLSSEDLSIQAAALDCICEIAFSGRKEVIEAMIDQGLIEKLVELQRSIHGDNFVMSDQENWNENGSGVICEGSVELGAKRGCEEGQISRDRPFASCVARFAVPIEVGEGLNQRERKEFKREILRRVREASASEAEAASVVAEEYCGTDDA
- the LOC110603874 gene encoding uncharacterized protein LOC110603874 isoform X1; this translates as MEQAEVKNKHSLLSPLEALKNACKSLQNNSFFITQNPQPAIEALLELHAQAGNIFSTYPNLSKLSQLLCSLKTLLQNHRTCQDYSLKSLLRRQITNYRIYQLAVAIEAEVQACIDRDCVQNLVRVSREIDSEEEKLRVLKEFEKRLSQGFDSDFQELVLKAKGFSILESLLCDSTCSKRIREQTGLCIVALVRFNRNVFVGLVLMSPIVQSLISTASACLLQVLCSLIRLIKTPLIDEIELDGEIPRILSLLSSEDLSIQAAALDCICEIAFSGRKEVIEAMIDQGLIEKLVELQRSIHGDNFVMSDQENWNENGSGVICEGSVELGAKRGCEEGQISRDRPFASCVARFAVPIEVGEGLNQRERKEFKREILRRVREASASEAEAASVVAEKILWNIED